One region of Quercus lobata isolate SW786 chromosome 2, ValleyOak3.0 Primary Assembly, whole genome shotgun sequence genomic DNA includes:
- the LOC115978147 gene encoding glutathione S-transferase F11-like — protein sequence MVVKVYGTVESACTQRVIACLLEMGVDFELVHIALDAGEHKRPEFLVRQPFGQVPVIEDGDFRLYESRAIIRYYVAKYADRVPSLMGNNLEERAMVDQWLEVEAHNFNDLIFTLVFQLVILPRMGKPGDLALAHSCEQKLEKVLDVYEQRLSKCNYLAGDSFTLADLSHLPGIRYLMNEANMGHLITEKKNVNAWWQDISNRPSWKKLMNLAGY from the exons aTGGTAGTGAAAGTGTATGGTACAGTTGAGTCAGCGTGTACACAGAGAGTGATAGCTTGCCTTTTGGAGATGGGGGTGGACTTTGAACTTGTACATATTGCTCTTGATGCCGGAGAACATAAGCGACCTGAGTTCCTCGTCCGTcag CCTTTTGGACAAGTTCCGGTCATAGAGGATGGCGACTTCAGACTTTACG agtcAAGGGCAATTATAAGGTACTACGTGGCAAAGTACGCGGACCGTGTTCCCAGCCTAATGGGAAATAATTTGGAAGAGAGAGCTATGGTGGATCAGTGGCTGGAAGTGGAAGCACACAACTTCAATGACCTGATTTTCACACTTGTGTTTCAGCTTGTGATCCTTCCACGGATGGGAAAGCCTGGGGACTTGGCCTTGGCTCATAGCTGTGAACAAAAGCTAGAGAAGGTGTTGGATGTGTATGAGCAAAGGTTATCAAAATGCAACTACCTTGCTGGAGACTCTTTCACTTTGGCTGATCTTAGCCATCTTCCTGGCATTAGATATCTTATGAATGAAGCTAATATGGGGCACTTAATCACAGAGAAAAAGAATGTCAATGCATGGTGGCAGGACATCTCAAACAGACCTTCTTGGAAGAAGTTAATGAACCTTGCTGGTTACTAG